actaaagaaaagtAAACTAATATGAGTATAGGGGAGAACAAAGAGAGAATATATTCTACAGGATAGTTTCATTACCAACATTTAATATTATGGACACAAGATCACATtcaaatgtgttaaatattttattataaaacataaaataattttacatttataaaacatttagaaatgcatttatcatttattgtcCAAAACCATAAAATCAGGGGAAAAATGATTGAAGACAACATGATGCCAAACACCACAGCAGAGATATTTCAGCCAAAGGGGCAGGTGTGCAAAGAAGGCAGGTGTGCTAAGGGGGCATGTGTGCTAAAGTGGCAGGTGTGCTAAGGGGGCAGGTGTATCCAGCTTTACTGGAATCTATCAGCCCATGAGAAGGTACCAAGTGGTGGATGAATATGTGCAGCTTTGCTCTGATACAACTGCAGGTTGGTGGCAGTCTACAGTTATTATTCTGAAAACCGTCACTTTTTAGACACTAAGCATTAAGTACTTAGTGCAGCCAAGATAAAGGAAATGAGACTTTTCCCATAATGCTTGAAGTGGGAGAACACAGAACAAGCTCATCTCCTCTATGCAGGATCTCTCTAGATCATGCAGAGTTCTAGGGCCTCACCTGTGGACTTCCATCCACACCCCATGGACTGCTTATGGGACTTAATTTAGGGGACTGGGATTGACATGGCAAAGCCTGATTCAGGTATCATGGAACCTCATTGCTTGGATTTGTGAATATGAGAAGTTTCTTGCTGGATCCAAGCATGACCCAGTTTTATCTTCCTGCCAAAAGATGCCAGATTTTTCCAGAGACAGCTTTTCTGGTGAATCTGATGCTTACATAGAGGGagaatgcaaaataataaaataaaagttattattataaagagggagttgtcagccagaggaggatgcccccccccttggttgaggtttcttcctcatgctctagagagtttttcctcaccactatCACCCtaggcttgctcactgggggcttgggcttggacatttgtaaagcttctttgtgtcagcatctgttgtaaaaaaggtctatataaatacatttagttttttaatttttattataatcAGGGACAAATGGGCTTGGTCACAACTTCCAATGCCAATAGTCTAAATGTagttatttacaaaaatatagaCTGCATGTGAAAGCAGTTCTATGTATAAGAGCAGACGTAATGATTGATACTTTACAAACATACGCTGGATGGAATGAGACATTTCTACATCTACAAAGATGCATGAACTATGATGAGAAATATGGAAAAAGTGCAAAGTGCAAAAACAAACTTAAGCAATCTTGAAGAGCTTGATTTGTAGGGGATCAGAGGTGCAGTCACTTGCATATAGGGAGAGAAGCAGGGTAGAGAGCACACAGCCTTGAGCTGCACCAGTGCTCAGGGGTAAGTAGTTCTGTATGTGCTTGCCAAGCTGTATATACTATTTCCTGTCTGAGAATGTCAAGATACTCCTCTATAAGGCCAGCGGTCTCGCTACTATTTAACTCACTGTCTTCAGTTTACTTTAGGAAAGGGGGTGGTTCTAAACATGTGCCTCCAGGGCAAAATTTGTTATATCAGCATCATTTAAATTAACAAGGTGCTCCTTAGATCAGGCCAAACAGAGAGTGCAAAGAGTAGTttgcactgtttttattttgtacaaagaCTGCTTGGGTCTGCACAGCTGGAGGTAATTATAGATTTTAAAACATCCTGTTTAAAAAGCAAATTTGTCCTTGTGCTTTTGTGAAGGATCCATACATGGACTATAGGACCAAAGaggtaaagaaaataaaaaacctcATAGAACATTTGTCTGAATAAGTATACTATTTAAATTTAGAGCAAAAAGAATCTTCAGACATCTGTATTGTTCAGCAGGAAAGAGTTTGAAGTGATCACTTTTTAGGACAAATCTCTCAGCTTCTCCAGAGGATCTTATAAATTCCCCCATTGATTAAATAGTAAAACCAAAGAGTCTCTTCAGTCATCTCACAGTTCCAACCTCAGCCCGTGACTCATCTTTTCACATAGAAACATTTTCTCCTAAAGCAGCAGAGGTTTAGTTTACCTAAATTCAATAAACGCTTTATAATAACCCTTTAATAAACTGTTTAAGTCACTGAAAACATGCTCTTTGAATGTAGTGTTCTGTTCTGGGCATGAAAATAGTAATATTGGCATCCTGACTGAGATTTGGGTGAAGATTTGAGAATCTCCGCAGTAGAACCAAGGGTCAGCTAGGGTGTGGGACTGCAGGTTTTGTGGTCCAAGTTTGAAAAAGTAAAGTAATACTGTACTATTCTCTATTTGAATCTTAACCAAAAAAAGAGAGCCTGCAAAAATTATGCACATTTTGATAGGGAGATGTTTCTCCTGAGGAATAATGCATTAAATAGGAGCCTAATGTTCTTTCTGAAGTCTATAAAACATAAAGCAGCTTTAGCTGTAACAAGAAAATCTTATTTACAGTTAATGAGAGATTTAATCTGCCTTCACTTTGGTGATTTGAGGGTACTTAATTACTATGCCATGATGATTAAGGAATAATGGTTTTTCTCATATAAAAGGTTGTTACTGTCCAAAGAGTAACCTTATCGATGCATTTAAGGAaagttttctgtcttttttccctGTTTGAACACAggaaagcatgttttaaatgacATCTGTGATGagtttcctaaaaaaaaaaaaaaaaaaaaaaaaaaaaaaaaaaaaaaaaaaaaaaaaataaccctCCTTGAGCTTTTGTACATTGGCGTACAAGCTTCACTTACTGGGTGATGATTTTGAATGCGAATGACTACTGCACTTACTGACCAGCTCAGGCTGGGGTAGGACTGCCCATCACTAGAGCACATACAGGAGAGAAAAGAAGCTTCACAACACTGTCAGTAATAACAGTGACTAATGTGACATTTGCACACCTGGCTATGGGAAATATAAAGGATTGGAAACTGTGTATAAactgtgtataaataaacacattcagtGAGGCTTGGCTATTTAAatacaagttaaaaaaaaaaagaatatacaTGGGCTACATAAGCACAAATACTGTAGTAAGGAATCTCATTTGGCATTTCCACCCAAGactttatttatgcattttctttttttccttaaagGCTACAAAACAGCTAAGAGTTTTAGATGTTAATATTTATGGCAGTAAATGAAAGCCTCCTGGCTGGCTAGCATATATCCACTATTAGCATGAACTGTGCTCTCCGGcgtttttattttacaatagcTTCatgattgttttattgttacTTGTGTAATCTTAGCATATATTAGATTTCATCCATGTTTGATCCTCCATACCAATATCTGTTTGACTTCTTCACTTCTAACTCATGTATTAATAGTTAATTGGCACAGTAAAGCTTTTCATCATGGTGGGATTTATCCTGCTTCCTCCTAGTATACATTACGACTTAATTCTCCACCATAATGGATTCTCCTAGGGTTAACCCAACTCTACCCATTAAAGGTCCACAAAGACTAAACCCCACCAACAGTGACTTCACACCTGCACAGTaaacaatgtgtttatttaacttAATTAAACTTCTGATATCATCTTATAATTAAACCTCTGAGATCACCATCCAGACAGGTTCTCGGCATACCATCACGCGTTATAACAAAAGATGTTAGAGTAAAGTCAGAGTAAAGAATGAGAGCTGAAATGTGGATTTAAATGAAAGACGGTGTAAGCAGTAATCACCGTTGAATTAAGGCAACAGTATTACTATGAAAACCCAGAATAGTGAGCTaatttatttgcacatatttGAACATCCAACACATGGATGAGTATTTGTTATTctctacacatgcacaccagaTGCTGTAGTGCACGCCACCATGACCCTTCTGCTGAAGTCAAAGACATCCCACCTCAGCTGGCTGCACTCATCCCTGCCTTTGATAAATGTAAGGACAGATTTAGACTGGAACCCCCTTAAATGAAATCTGAAAGCTACCACAAAAATAATCCATGTCTTGGTCAATATCATTAATGGAACGCTTATATTGTGCTCACCTAATAGGACCAACTAAGATGAGGTATAAACAACAACACTTTCTAGCGAACCTCtgaacagaaaaaataatagCCTGGTAGACAGTTAAGATGCAACATACTGCGTGGACTGTAATACTGGGTCACTTACACGGCACTGATGTTCTGAGCGGAGTGAGTAAATATTTCCTCTACTACATGAGTCACCATGAGCTTCCACTTTAAAAGTACATGAAACCTGCCATCAGCAGATTATTTTCTTATGTGCACTGTGGGAAAGATTACAGATGATTATTGGTCCAAGTCTTTGCCTCTTTGAGAAAAAGAATTACATAATGTTGAAAATGAACTGACAGATTGCAGACTTGAAAAAATTAGCCATAGTCCAAGTCTACCCGTTACACATCTCAGCTACTGAAGGTTGTTATTTGATAGTTAACATGTTGCAGAATTATAACCAAATGCCAGCAGTTTGTAACTGGCCCTTTTTTAAATCCAGTCTGTAGGTGGTTCATctacagaaacactgaaagaagaaaaaaaaaatatttaaaacaaacaaattggGAAAACAAATACTAGCAAAAGTAAATCATCCAGTTAAAAGTTTAAATGtgaattactttaattggtgaACTGCAGTTCCAGTACTGCTGTACTGAGGATGCCTCTACTGTAGAAACATCAGACATTACAATACAAAGAGGGCTTTTTCAATGAATGATctcagtacattttaaaaggtctCTACAGATGGTGTCAAAGTAGTGTACAGCATTCCAGTATGACCACCTCGAAGCACATCTGTAAAGTATTCACTATGAACTCAAAGTACATTTCACTGCAAGGTTTTGAAGTTTGCAAATTGCCATACACCATAATTAGTGATGGGTCATGCAAACATTCTACAATATACACACCAGCATCTACTCCAGCAGGCAAACTCGTGTTATTTTATAATACGAGAAAAGAGTCTTAGATTAGAAATGGGGACCTTCCTTGTTATGCAAAACTACTGGGGTAACTGACAGAGTTTGTGCCAGAGCAAATTTCAGAATCATCATTCAAGTAGAGAAAGAAGTCCCATAAAACACATATGCATCATAATGCGTTTTAAGGAAGAACTAAACTGCATCTTTATGCTGAACAATAAATTACAAAGTTTTGCGTTACTTGAATACTTGTATGTCTACATTTCACAAGCAAAAACTGTATGGTAAGGCTGTACATGAGTCTTTAAAGTAAGTAACTATtttcaacaaacacaaacacacacagggttagGAAGTCCCATCTTGAGCCTGGAcagactttttaaaacaatCTGTATGAGAGAATCCTGAATGTCAGTCTCAGCCAAGAACAGGAAGCGCATACTTCTGCTGTGCATAAGACACACTAGCTGAGAGAATGGCTGCTTTATCAGTTCTCAAGAAAAGCCACGTAGTCAGTGAGCCTGGCCAGCTGCTGCTCGTTTGGAACCAGAGTGACCGGGGGTGGATCTGGGcggggagggagagatacagacaacatgagaagaggaaaaaaggatTCCTTTGAGCACCCTTCTTTCTGAACTTGATcggaaaactgaaaaacaaaaacttgtgCCAAAAGCCTTCTATTTATACAACTTTCCCGACCATAGAAACAGTCGCATTATACAACAATGTGCAttactgcaaaaaaagaaataaaacccaAGATAATAAAGTGAAAACATGCAACAAGAACTGTGAGTAAAACACAGTACAGAACCCCAAACCAGAGGTGGGCAGAGCCTATGACCAGCACTTTGTGCATTCCACATGAGTGTTATGAATTAACCATAGAGAAAAGAAGCGGGGGTGGTGTCAGGAACATTTTAGCAGAATGACTCAGATGGGGGAAACTGTCAAGTTTTCATTTCCAACAGAATGAAAGACTGCCCCCACCTGGTTTCTGTGGCATTATCATGCGGGTGTTGGGATCTGCCTGCCACCCGTGACTGACCACACCTacagaaaaagacaacaaaTTAGCCTTACTGATTTCATACAAAACATCCACGTAGACCTTTTAGGAGAAATTAGTTTTATAATCAAATATCTATCTAAATATATGAAGTAACTGTCTATCTAACAGAACAAAGGGACACACTTTTTCAAGATGGATATAAATATAATCCTGGTTGGCCATGGTGAAAACTGAATGCAACATATAGcaaaaacatctgaaatattGAACATTTCAAACTTATTTAGGTTATTTTGCAGTGACATTGAAAGACGGCAGACAGACAATTATGCCAATAGATCAAGCGCAAAAAAGCATGAGTCAGACGTGGGGAAGGTGGGACTACACAGATGGGCAGGATggggcagagacagaaagacaaattCAAACATCTGTATACACTCTATTTCAGCCCATTGTGACTTTCAACTGGCAAGATCACTTTGAACTGAAATAACAATGAGAAACAGATTCCAACTTATGCCACAGCTGGCCTCAGAAGGAATAATTAGTTCTGATGGAGAGAAATGCTCAGCCCATAGAAAGCTCATGATTGAACACAGCACTTTGATACAGACTCTTACCCCTCACAGCCTCTTCAACTGAGTATCCTACAAAGGAGGACAAGTCCTCGACACTGATTGAGGTGTAAGCTTGGGCCACAAGGCTGTACGCCCTCCTGCGGGTCGAGTCTGAAGGGGGGAGGGAAAAACGGCTTGAAAAGAAACAGACCACTTTAAATATCTACCAAGATACTTTACCAAGATACACTCCACTACTTGAAGGGCAGAACATGTCTGTTAGATCTCAAATGGTAATATGTTTAGGtaaaatattcatgtttatGTACATGGAAACACCCGGCATACAggaagaaaacagcagtgttccTTCTCAGCTGCTGGCATGGTTCTCtgataaatacatataaatattgtaCCATAAGCCAATGATATTTATGAACAAACATGCATAATGCTCATGAGCACTAGAAGGATAGAAGTACAGCCATCAGAACTCGGAACATTTTACTGTTATGTTGACCTTCAGCAATTTACCAGTAAGCAATTTATTGTGCTTACTGGTTAAATACTGGCAAGCAAATATTAATTCTGAAAATAACCAGGTAttggaaaaattatttaaaaatcagcatctgattggtcaTCATCCAACCAACTCTCAAAACAGTGGCATGGAATCCTGGAAACAACCACATCGGTCCCACAAAGGTCGATCACTACTGATGACAATGTTGATGACATTCACAGAGCAGCATGAGCCAATCTGATTTATCCAAGCACACAACAATGACAAGGGTCCAACAGTACCACCCTATGCATAGCCCATCTGAAGTGTGTGTCACGACTGTTGCATTCCAGCAAGTGGCACTGTTGCtctaaaatgataaaacatttcataaacacATCTAATCGCTTACACACTGCGACCAACTAGATCAACAAATAACTATGAACTAAAGTTCAGCTTACTTTGACCAAAGCCTAATgatgcaaatgaaaaatgcaaacagTACATTCTTTGTTGCCTTAAATTAAATCCTGGCGTGACTCACTATTAACAGCCAGTACTGCTGGTTTTAGCACCCAGGACTTTAACACCATGGCAACACCGTCTGTTTATAAACAGCTGCATAGACACAGTATTAACAGATGTGGGATCTCAGTGTGGGGGAAATGCAAAAATAAGCAGGGAAGAGCAAAGTAAAATAGTCATTTTCTTTGGATGCCTGTAACTAATGGTTCACTTAGTGGTACATCATAAGGACTGGTCAATATTGATTAATatcaatacatttacagcatttagctgaagaTTTTATCCCAAATGACCTACAactaagggccttgctcagaggcccaacagtggcaacctggtcatagtggggcttgaattggccAAGTCTTTGCCTCTTTGAGAAAAAGAATTACATAATGTTGAAGATGAACTGACAGATTGCAGACTTGAAAAGtccaaccttccaattactagtcaagtaccttaatcactgaagCACCATTGCCAATAGTCCAGATGGTCTCAAAATACATAGAACATGGACAGCATAGCATGGAGTATTAACAGCAGGGGGATGGGAGATTTCCTCAGTGCTCTACAATGGAACACACTAAACAGCTGCAGAATAACTTTTCAAAAGCTGAATGACTAGTAGTGTGAACTTCTAGCCTATCTGGCAGATAACTTTCTTGGGTGGATACATTTTGTCTCACAAGAGCAGTGTACTCTACTCAGAAAATGCTAGGTTCGTAACCAGGTCAGCCCAggaatgtgtttaaaaacattgtcTTGTGATTATTTATACAACAGTTGAACAGAATGATCAAGTGCTAGCCAACAGGTCTCCAAGGGCCAGGCTGTCCACTCTCCACTTTAACAAGCAACAAGAGTTGCTGAGCAAGACAGTGGAGAATGTGGGCAGGGCCCAGAAATAGGATCCCCTGTCCTCCGTGCAGTGTATACTATTCCAAGGTCTCCTCTCTCtatgctttaaaaatatcttgCTGTCtttcataagaaaaaaagatgacatgATGAAGACCAGTAAAATATTTGATTAGTAAATGAGTTCTTATACAGATGTAAAATGTGTCTGGATAtcaaatgtttttcagtgtaatgCAATAGGACAACCAATGACATTAGCAAAAGTGAAGCTTAGTTATGATGATTTCTGAAGTACTTTATTTCAGCATGCTGCACTCACTTCATGAATAACAGTATAAGCACAAGCGCCAGGATGACAGGCTTCACCCCCCCCATTTGTCATTAGAACAGCATAATGGAATAAATTATCAGAATTACCAAAAGTAAAAACTGAACACccaaccaaaacattttttaaaaagtagacaAAATGTCCTTTGGTGACATTTTTATAACTTCCTTGAATAatgtggttagggttagtgtaatgTGGATGTAACTTAGGGGTCATTCTGCATACCAGCAGCTGCCATTtgccagtccacacacacagcaaactgcCATTTTGTTAACACAAACTGCTTCGCCAGTTTCTTTTATCACATCACCTTCAGTGAGACATTATCTCACCCTCTACTAATATCTAGTAGCGAAGAATAGTAGATACTAATTGTAAACGCTTTACTCCTCTAGTGTTTGTGCCCGACTCTTCCCTCTCCTGCATCTTCATAGTTCCTGCCATCATCTGCTCCAAAGTCCATTTTAGATAATAATGTTTCGACATGTTCTGTAGATACAGTAAAATGGTCCATTTTCTCAAATCCAGGTTCAGGTCTCTCCTCAGCTAGGGAACTCCTGGCTGCGTCCTTAGTCTGTTCAATCAGGCTCTTTGAGGACTGTAGGAAATCTGCTGCACTGCTTTGCTCTAGAGCTCGGACCGCTGTGTCAGTGAGCTCTGTAGCGGCCTGAAGGCGGTCTCCATAACACCTGGCCAGCCTACGCAAGGCTGCGACCTTTTCATCCTGCTCTTCGCTAATACGCTCCAAGAGGATATTCTTCCTTTCCTCTAGTGTCGCATATAGTGTGTCAAAGCGTTCCCCGAGTCCTTGCTTGGCACGGTGAGCGTTGTCCTGAACAGCTCTGCAGACCTCCTCCATCTGGTTTAGCAGGGCCTGCAGCCTACCATTTCCTGCTACCAGAGAATCAATCGCATTGCTCAGCTCACCCTTCTGGGCCTGGTGAACAGCAGCAAGCGGTGACACTTCACAGTCTTTGTGCGGAccaaatattttacacatgGAGCAAGTTGGAACCTGGTGGGAGACACAATAGATGTTGATCCGCTCATCCTCGTGTTCCTCACACAGAGGTTCAGGGGAGCCCTTAGATTTAAGAGGAACCTCTGAGGTTCTACCATTGCCTTCTTGCTGCTGTTTGTAGATGTCAATAATGTTCTCTACTAGAAGATTTCTCTGAAGTCCGTGTACACCATGACGATCAAGAACCACCTCAAAGCGGCAAGTGGGACACCTGAAGACACCACCTGAAAACCGGTAAGGGTTTCGAGAGTCATAAAGGTCACTAGCACATCCGCGGCACAAATTATGTTGACACGGAAG
This region of Electrophorus electricus isolate fEleEle1 chromosome 2, fEleEle1.pri, whole genome shotgun sequence genomic DNA includes:
- the trim63b gene encoding tripartite motif-containing protein 54 yields the protein MEIQRTGSLMGSSSSMESLEKQLSCPICLEMFTKPVVILPCQHNLCRGCASDLYDSRNPYRFSGGVFRCPTCRFEVVLDRHGVHGLQRNLLVENIIDIYKQQQEGNGRTSEVPLKSKGSPEPLCEEHEDERINIYCVSHQVPTCSMCKIFGPHKDCEVSPLAAVHQAQKGELSNAIDSLVAGNGRLQALLNQMEEVCRAVQDNAHRAKQGLGERFDTLYATLEERKNILLERISEEQDEKVAALRRLARCYGDRLQAATELTDTAVRALEQSSAADFLQSSKSLIEQTKDAARSSLAEERPEPGFEKMDHFTVSTEHVETLLSKMDFGADDGRNYEDAGEGRVGHKH